The sequence below is a genomic window from Rhinopithecus roxellana isolate Shanxi Qingling chromosome 7, ASM756505v1, whole genome shotgun sequence.
ggaggctaaggcaggagaattgcttgaacccgggaggcagaggttgcagtgagccgagattgtgccactgcactccagcctgagcgacagaatgagactccatttcaaaaaaaaaaaaaaaaaaaatttgaaagttgTAGGAATATGGTTAGTTCTATTAAATCACAGAAATGGAGGACATCACCTAATATCAGAGTATCAAATTAGAGGATAAAGAATGGGCTATCAGGAAGGCCAACAGTTAGAAAGTGAGTAGAGAAAAAACAGCAAGCAGAGAAGTCTGAAAATAATGGTCATAAGAAAACACAGTAACCATATGAAAAGATCAAAGAAGTTCACAAAGTGACAGGAGGCTGACCTTTGTTTTCCAAGATAGCTGACTAAAAACATTTCCAGCATGCCTCATCCACTTAGAAAAACCAAAGTGGTATGCAGACAATCACACTTTGAATACATTATCCCACAGGAAACACAGGGTTCAACAGAAAAAGTGAAAGGAAACTCCAAAATCTGGGAATGAGAAGGAAAGCAGACAACCTGTATGGTCAAGACTGGCTGGGAACTGACAATGAATCCCCAATACAAGAGAGAGTGAGTATTTTTCTGCAGTCCACTTTCCCACTGGGGAATCATACAGTCCAAGCCACAGGAGAGCACCCTGACCCATCCAAATTCTGAATCTGATTTAGGGAGCATCCAGGAGACTATGAGAAGGAGCAGCTCCAGGGAGGCAACATGCCCTGGGTCCCACACAATTCCTGAGAACTAAGTAGCCACAGTAAGATGCCATTCTTAATCCTAGCTCTTAGCAACTATGAGTGGTCCTGGAAATCTGCAGCACCAGTCTTGGCCATTGGGGAAGATCAGGTTGCATCTTGTGGAGCAGGGGCTTGAGCAGGAATGGGGATCAATGGGGATCCCACAGCCAAAACTAAGAAGTGGACATGGCATGGGCTGCAGTCTCTGGCACTGGAACCAGGCTCCCAATGCTCCAATCCTGAGCAGGATGAGTTACTGCAGAGGCTTGGTCTTGAGCTGGGTGCTGGCTTCTGTGGCTCAAGGCTGAATTATGGGCTAGGTGCAAACTGCCATACTAACAGAACAGCCAGGTTGGCTGCCACAGCTGGGATGGGGGAGGGACAGCAGTGGTCTCATCCTCCCTGGCACCCATGGCACGACCTCAGCACAGCAACAGTCACCTCTCACCCAAGCATTTCACCAGAGGCGTGAGGACTACACTGCCTGCCCTATCCCCACGTCATAGTTCATGCATGCACTTGCCATTGGGAGGTGTTGAGTACAAGCTTGCTCAGTCTGGATCCACCCAGCTTCACCCCCCTAACCCTATGCCAACACAAActagtggggggggggggcaggttCTGGGTGTTCCACAACCCAATCTACCACCTGGGGCACATGAGCACTTCTAGGGGACAGAGACTGAGCATAAACACCCTACTTCTACAGTCTCAGCTGGCTCTTACCTGCAAGCACCACCTTCTGACCTAGAAGCCAGTTTGCACAACCTGTTGCAACCACTTCCAGCACAAGAGCACAGTGCATGGGAACAAGGAGAGCATCTCACCACCACTGCTACCTCTGTCTATCATCCTCACtaccccagctgctcgggagctCGAGAGCCTGCTTATATGCCTGGTATACTGCTACTAAAACTGGCATCTGAGAAAGCCACCCAGATGCCCAAACATTAGCCTGCCTGGAAACTGCCAACACAGGAGCCAGCATATGCTGTCCCAGGTCACAAGGATAGACATACTTAGCACACTTCTGCTACCATTAAAACCTGATGATGGGCCCATCAGGCACTCAAGTCACAAGCACAACTTCACCACAGGCCCCGCCAAGAACCACACATTAACACAATGAAGACAGCCATATAAATTTTACACAGTCTTCACTACTGCATGCACCTGAAAGCAAAGCCAGAAGGCCTTACCCAACTAACATCATTGTCACATCTTCAAGAAAAAAGTCTTCCATCCACatgaaagtcattttttaaaaaagaagatgtaACTATGAAGCCAGATGAGCAGAAACCAACATAAAGatacagaaaacatgaaaaagctAGGTAATATGATGGCCTCAAATGAATGCAGTAATTCTCCAGCAATAGATCCTaaccaaagaggaaaaaaaaaatcctcaaaatcccagataaagaattcaaaatactgattttaaagaagctcaatgagatgccagagaaatctaaaagccaatacaaagaactcaaaaaatcaactcagaatacaaataaaaacttttaacatggagataaatatctttaaaagataaaaaggccaagtatggtggctaacgcctataatgtcagcactttgggaggccaaggtaagaggactgcttgaacccaggtgtttaGGACCAGTTTcggcaacatagcgagaacctgtctctactaaaaatacaaacattagctaggcatgttggcacatgcttgtaaatcccaactactcgggaagctgaggcaggaggatcacttgagtccaaaagTTTGAGGTCatactgagctatgatcacaccactacactccagcctgggcaacagaacaagtctctctctctctcccccacacacatgcacatacacacacacacacacacacacacacacacacacacacacaaattccgAAACTAAAAGATTCAttgaaggaaatacaaaatacatttgaaatactagatcaagcagaagaaagaatttcagaacttgaaacactagatcaagcagaagaaagaatttcagaacttgaagacaggtcttttgaaataatccagtcagacagaaataaagaaaaagaataaacaaagcttttttctttcttcttttttttttgaacttgcttattgcttttatttatttattttttattagactttaagttctgggatccacatgcagaacatgcaggtttgttacataggtatacatgtgccatttgAGACTACATAAAATGACCAAACTTACAAATTATTGGTATTCCTGAGGGAGATGAGAGATTAAAAGGCTTAGAAagcctatttaacaaaataagaaatgcaaCTTTTCCAAGTATAGCAAGATTTAGACATCCAGACACAAGAGACTCAGTGATCCCAAGGAAAACACAATGCAAAAAGGAGTTTGCCACAGCATATTATAATCAGACTGTCTAAGgtaaaaagaattctaaaatcaGCAAGACAGCCTTCAACCACAGCCACCACTGGAGAGCAGCAGCAATGGCTCTGTGCTACACTATGGTTGTGGGCCTCAACAAAGGCCACAAGGTGACCAAGAATGTGAGCAAGCCCAGACACAGTCGTAGCCTCGGGCGCCTGACCAAACATACCAAGTGTGTGCGGGGCATGACCCGAGAGGTGTGTGGCTTCACCCCATTCGAGCGGCGTACCAAGGAGTTACTGAAGGTCTCCAAGGACAAACAGGCCCTCAAGTTCATCAAGAAAAGGGTGGGGACACACATCCTCACCAAGAGGAAGCGAGAGGAGCTGAGCAATGTCCTGGCCTCCATGAGGAAAATTACTGCTAAGAAAGACTgagccccctgccctgccctcttcCTGAAATAAAGAACAGCttgaccaaaaaaaataaaataaaatcatcaagAGAAAAGCAGCCTATCACCTATATAAGGAAACTCCATGAGACTAACATGAGACTTCTCACCAGAAACcttaaaagccagaagagaaggGAATGACATATTAAAAGTgctgatataaaaaaaaaaaaaaaaaaaaacaagactgcCAGCCAAGAACTCAATATCCAGCAATAAGCTtcataaa
It includes:
- the LOC104656308 gene encoding 60S ribosomal protein L36, yielding MALCYTMVVGLNKGHKVTKNVSKPRHSRSLGRLTKHTKCVRGMTREVCGFTPFERRTKELLKVSKDKQALKFIKKRVGTHILTKRKREELSNVLASMRKITAKKD